One window of the Podospora pseudopauciseta strain CBS 411.78 chromosome 4, whole genome shotgun sequence genome contains the following:
- a CDS encoding hypothetical protein (EggNog:ENOG503P7EQ), with protein sequence MTRPETATDPKTVTNGHPKTTPDTETAWNELNEPYTGPLYTWPCGHQNTIEWDNYQDEKGRDDGSREDQKAAAGEAGSGVSRRQGWGFNSTPVTYPKRPPAFPATNHTLRDSTAIHQPKTKFISTCHLRFQPPTITTSPPPSISTPIATPHPPFSSQQCPNPPPPPPHHPLLLTKRVTAFLRANLSPSITAAILTTPTGSLLSHASSLPASALRRQCAVAASIWAVQSSSSASSQSSPQHTHKTRKHKSTPSLTVQLDSGLVAVCCLFAWVVKVKVKVKVKVKVKVKVKGQGQGQNQGQEQQQQQPEEGNEEGMGGKTPVGSPSANSEVGRASVMSGGTTSGQTVTSQTSASSAGVVMMRRQVEELARWLDEKLAGLCIPEEGIGLENLGRAGGEQLEMR encoded by the exons ATGACACGTCCCGAAACAGCTACGGATCCCAAGACAGTTACCAATGGTCATCCCAAAACAACCCCCGATACCGAGACGGCATGGAATGAGCTCAACGAGCCGTATACCGGCCCTCTGTACACCTGGCCCTGCGGGCATCAGAACACTATCGAGTGGGACAACTATCaggatgagaaggggagAGATGATGGTAGTAGGGAGGATCAAAAGGCTGCCGCTGGTGAGGCTGGTAGTGGTG TAAGTCGTCGTCAGGGTTGGGGGTTCAACAGCACCCCTGTCACTTACCCCAAAAGGCCC CCTGCCTTCCCCGCTACCAACCACACGTTGAGGGATTCAACGGCTATACACCAACCGAAAACAAAGTTTATTTCCACTTGCCATCTGCGATtccaaccacccaccatcacgACATCGCCGCCACCTTCGATATCAACCCCCATCGCAAcacctcacccccccttctcgAGCCAACAATgtccaaaccctccccccccccccccccaccaccccctcctcctaacAAAACGCGTCACCGCCTTCCTCCGCGCCAATTTATCCCCCTCCATAACAGCAGCAATCctcacaacaccaaccggctccctcctctcccacgcctcctccctccccgcctccgccCTAAGAAGGCAATGCGCCGTCGCAGCCTCGATCTGGGCCGTCCagtcctcttcctccgcctcctcccaatCCTCCCCGCAACACACCCATAAAACCCGAAAACAcaaatccaccccctccctcaccgtcCAGCTCGACTCTGGCCTGGT TGCGGTATGCTGTTTATTTGCATGGGtggtcaaggtcaaggtcaaggtcaaggtcaaggtcaaggtcaaggtcaaggtcaag GGTCAGGGTCAGGGTCAAAATCAGGgtcaggagcagcagcaacaacaaccggaggaggggaatgaggaagggatggggggaaaaACACCAGTCGGGTCACCATCCGCAAATTCAGAAGTGGGAAGGGCGTCCGTCATGAGCGGCGGGACGACATCGGGGCAGACGGTCACGTCCCAAACAAGCGCGAGctcggcgggggtggtgatgatgaggaggcagGTGGAGGAACTAGCGAGGTGGTTGGACGAGAAGCTGGCGGGGTTGTGCATACCGGAGGAGGGGATCGGGTTGGAGAATTTGGGGAGGGCAGGAGGGGAGCAGCTGGAGATGAGGTAG
- a CDS encoding hypothetical protein (EggNog:ENOG503PHU6), translated as MVQTRSRVAALRKAVAAEPEESSSDSDSDASIPANPRPSNIKSPVTLRPNKASLPELNNGVNKKKRNASPSLETPARKRARAHEPTDPEDDEGVDETAMHVINAFSNRQTPNPKQKGIEVLLRSGGKPARRKRDGTSIEDTIDETPESVRNNRRPAPVVEEPEPAEEGLVEGEDSDHDEVHRRIAREDGSPELDSSPPKPKQPQQSRRVESRTLQPVATALAAPLRPATINNLKPTAPPRQLGEEKSSSSSHNILPTVEAEDELFVDQANNRQSDLEEEAESDDVDEQDRREEDWEKLEEIGAPDNGVQLAVMDDPDDVFEDEDEDDTALYPAIHILVPEVVDKRSIVTLDSEHLDTLRGMMGKEQWSDLGKFWELQIYSADGFRFDSESPATTPGIRCIRALYAFRECLVGLKCPRDLSRQNKHLVRVHRQLNEELTNVARKIVRVRNSLKQQTGNYKQQVSADIQQFIIPTLILTLRDLFLLGTLGYKAPRHQTLPPLPKSGQFTCVTVQYVSSITKRLSFLIQDLMEHCENEVAKKQLGWNDFSQVFDEWKFELQEKISAVNEEISRQEKIDRDKAIKQRRRQLLEIEAAKATEQWNRMAVSTQRLRHQPSPMAEKQRLADKYISPPQDPISPPRPRPDSSSRPYSSYIETVHTAPSTLQQPRVNAPQRRTSVIRAPWPPSRRRLGLAQSDQASSASSMMQSSAVKRPTNQPLIRQPWPLMRQAPPQSSPVRHQKKGVMVIDSSPEPEVFAVPDHIDTPSRQAKPRVELEVEEVEGEEVEEEEEEEEEEEEEEVEEVREDVEEDEDDEEEEAFGKVWDNGERAFLVDQLEEAAVEGITRENLEEWAECFECSVPEVRQQISSLQKEGLWRGSL; from the coding sequence ATGGTCCAAACGCGAAGCAGGGTCGCTGCTTTGCGCAAGGCCGTTGCCGCTGAACCTGAAGAAAGCAGCTCGGATTCTGACAGCGATGCATCCATCCCGGCTAACCCTCGCCCTTCTAACATCAAAAGCCCAGTCACCTTGCGCCCCAACAAGGCGTCTTTGCCTGAACTAAACAATGGGGTcaacaaaaagaagcggAATGCCAGTCCAAGCCTGGAGACGCCAGCCAGGAAGAGAGCCAGGGCCCATGAGCCCACCGATCcggaggacgatgaggggGTAGACGAGACCGCCATGCATGTCATCAACGCGTTTAGCAACCGCCAGACGCCGAACCCGAAGCAAAAGGGTATTGAAGTCCTGCTTCGAAGCGGCGGCAAGCCTGCTCGACGAAAACGGGACGGGACCAGTATTGAAGATACGATTGACGAGACGCCCGAGTCCGTTAGGAATAACCGAAGGCCGGCGCCCGTTGTCGAAGAACCTGAGCCTGCAGAGGAAGGATTGGTCGAGGGGGAAGATTCTGACCATGATGAGGTCCATCGAAGAATCGCCAGGGAGGATGGTAGCCCAGAGCTTGACTCTTcgcccccaaaacccaaacaaccacagcaaagCCGACGTGTGGAATCTCGAACCCTACAACCAGTCGCGACTGCTTTAGCCGCACCTCTTCGACCTGCTACTATCAACAATTTGAAACCCACGGCCCCGCCCAGACAATTGGGCGAAGAAAAAAGCTCCAGCTCAAGTCACAACATTCTGCCCACCGTCGAAGCAGAAGATGAACTGTTTGTGGATCAAGCCAATAATAGGCAGTCAGACTTGGAAGAGGAAGCGGAATCGGACGATGTTGATGAGCAGGATCGGCGCGAGGAAGATTGGGAAAAGCTCGAAGAAATTGGGGCACCAGATAATGGGGTTCAACTTGCCGTTATGGATGACCCAGATGATGTGttcgaagacgaggatgaggacgacaCCGCACTTTACCCAGCCATCCATATTCTAGTGCCGGAAGTAGTGGACAAACGATCAATCGTAACTCTGGACAGCGAGCACCTGGACACGCTACGCGGGATGATGGGCAAGGAACAGTGGTCCGACTTGGGCAAGTTTTGGGAACTCCAAATCTATAGTGCAGATGGCTTCCGCTTCGACTCTGAGTCACCAGCCACCACGCCTGGAATTCGTTGTATAAGAGCACTCTACGCCTTTAGAGAATGCCTCGTTGGCTTAAAGTGTCCCCGTGATCTCAGCAGACAGAACAAGCATCTGGTTCGCGTGCATCGCCAACTGAATGAAGAGCTTACCAACGTGGCAAGAAAAATCGTCAGGGTCCGCAACTCGCTGAAGCAACAGACAGGAAACTACAAGCAGCAGGTCTCAGCTGATATCCAGCAGTTTATCATTCCGACATTGATCCTCACTCTACGGGACCTGTTTTTGCTCGGCACTCTGGGTTATAAAGCGCCACGGCACCAAAcgcttccccccctccccaaatcaGGCCAGTTTACATGCGTCACCGTGCAATACGTTAGCTCGATCACGAAGCGACTTTCATTCTTGATCCAGGATCTCATGGAACACTGCGAGAACGAGGTTGCAAAAAAACAGTTGGGATGGAATGATTTCTCTCAGGTCTTTGATGAATGGAAGTTTGAACTACAAGAAAAGATTAGTGCCGTCAACGAGGAGATAAGCCGCCAAGAGAAGATTGATCGGGATAAAGCAATCaagcagaggaggagacaGCTGCTGGAGATTGAAGCTGCCAAGGCTACTGAGCAGTGGAACAGAATGGCGGTGTCGACGCAGCGCTTGAGGCACCAACCTAGTCCGATGGCGGAAAAGCAGCGTTTGGCGGACAAGTATATCTCGCCTCCTCAGGATCCGATTtctccgcctcggccgcGCCCCGATAGCAGCAGCCGACCGTACAGCAGCTACATCGAGACTGTCCACACAGCTCCCTCCACATTGCAACAACCACGGGTGAATGCCCCCCAAAGACGAACTTCAGTAATACGAGCACCATGGCCTCCATCACGGCGCCGTCTAGGGTTGGCTCAGTCTGATCAAGCTTCATCGGCGTCATCGATGATGCAGTCTTCTGCGGTAAAGCGCCCCACGAATCAGCCTCTGATAAGGCAACCTTGGCCTTTGATGAGACAGGCTCCACCGCAGTCAAGTCCAGTCCGGCATCAGAAGAAGGGTGTTATGGTCATTGATTCTTCGCCGGAGCCGGAAGTCTTTGCTGTCCCGGATCACATTGATACCCCTAGCAGGCAAGCGAAGCCACGGGTCGAATtagaggttgaagaagttgagggggaagaggtagaggaagaggaggaggaagaagaagaagaagaagaagaggaagttgAAGAAGTGCGTGaagatgttgaagaagatgaggacgatgaagaagaggaagcatTTGGCAAAGTCTGGGATAATGGGGAGAGGGCGTTTCTTGTTGACCAACTTGAAGAAGCGGCGGTAGAGGGAATTACAAGGGAGAACTTGGAGGAGTGGGCTGAGTGCTTTGAGTGTTCTGTTCCAGAGGTTCGGCAGCAGATATCGAGCTTGCAAAAGGAAGGATTGTGGCGGGGGTCGCTGTGA
- the MAM3 gene encoding cell agglutination protein Mam3 (COG:S; EggNog:ENOG503NW0Y): protein MTTMRQHGVTAARPNSLFALRSGFVGLARILSLTLSTAYAAPIASLGHGGGGNDEPDAGGASLGMLYLASAILVLSGGAFAGLTIALMGQDSIYLQVMAGDATEPQQKNAKRVYHLLEKGKHWVLVTLLLANVIVNETLPVVLDRCLGGGIAAVIGSTVLIVIFGEVVPQSVCVRYGLQIGGYMSKPVLAMMYLTAPISWPIAILLDKILGKDHGTVYKKSGLKTLVTLHKNLGDMSQRLNQDEVTIISAVLDLKEKPVANVMTPMADVFVMAEDTVLDEKTMDMILSAGYSRIPIHETGNPTNFVGMLLVKILITYDPEDAKLVKDFPLATLPETRPETSCLDIVNFFQEGKSHMVLVSEYPGEDHGALGVVTLEDVIEELIGEEIIDESDVYIDVHKAIRRLQPAPKARVQRRQSEDQAGRFAEHNGLADHGGDLIQFDTTGTTSFDSPALSSSPKLATLMMRRSSAGREGHHMTVPVRANFEDIRQHLKHLGPSNPATNPRDTKSTTVKIKPGTGLLHTAGRSSSVAEGAIEESPLEHVREHAEEEEGDETTSLLNPQVTGKDGIQALQQTYGATSPVTVQLASPINGVPTLTLETPDQADKSSMQNTKQSPTESTSAGHRSVSSGDSTHSARNDVGNLIPAKPYVRSGSITENIVESRGVRKVVLETTSSNDEDEFAVIGTSPEQPKSRSTFGLFGRTDAATKNEGVGEEEEEEELLSPETGEEGTSKGADVAKGNGAPGTAAGGPSSGGGGAKKKNKRKKRKGGKS, encoded by the exons ATGACGACAATGCGACAACATGGCGTGACAGCAGCACGCCCCAACTCGCTCTTTGCGCTTCGATCAGGCTTCGTCGGCCTCGCGCGAATTCTCTCCTTGACACTCTCAACAGCCTATGCTGCGCCGATAGCCAGCCTGGGacatggcggcggtggcaatGACGAGCCAGACGCTGGAGGCGCAAGCCTGGGTATGCTCTATTTGGCTTCTGCGATCCTCGTCTTGTCCGGCGGCGCATTTGCTGGTTTGACTATTGC TTTGATGGGGCAGGATAGCATCTACCTCCAAGTGATGGCCGGCGATGCCACCGAACCTCAGCAAAAGAATGCCAAACGGGTCTACCACCTTCTCGAAAAGGGAAAGCACTGGGTCTTGGTCACACTGCTCTTGGCCAACGTTATCGTGAACGAGACCCTTCCCGTCGTACTCGACCGATGTCTCGGAGGCGGCATTGCTGCCGTCATCGGCTCGACCGTTCTCATTG TGATCTTTGGTGAGGTTGTTCCTCAGTCTGTCTGTGTTCGCTATGGCCTCCAGATTGGAGGTTACATGTCCAAACCCGTCCTTGCGATGATGTACCTTACCGCCCCCATCTCCTGGCCGATCGCCATCCTTCTCGACAAGATCCTCGGAAAGGATCATGGCACCGTATACAAGAAGAGTGGGTTGAAGACCCTAGTGACCCTGCACAAGAATCTGGGCGATATGTCTCAGCGTTTGAACCAGGACGAGGTCACCATCATTAGCGCCGTGTTGGATCTGAAGGAGAAGCCAGTGGCCAATGTCATGACCCCCATGGCGGACGTTTTTGTCATGGCAGAGGACACTGTTTTGGATGAGAAGACCATGGACATGATTCTTTCGGCAGGCTACTCGCGCATTCCCATCCACGAAACTGGGAACCCTACCAATTTCGTCGGTATGCTTTTGGTCAAGATTCTGATCACTTACGACCCCGAGGATGCCAAGCTTGTCAAGGATTTCCCACTCGCTACCCTGCCCGAGACCCGGCCCGAGACCAGCTGTTTGGATATTGTCAACTTCTTCCAGGAAGGCAAGTCCCACATGGTTCTCGTTTCGGAATACCCTGGTGAGGACCACGGCGCATTGGGTGTCGTTACCCTTGAAGACGTTATTGAGGAACTCATTGGAGAGGAAATCATCGACGAGTCCGATGTGTACATTGACGTGCACAAGGCCATTCGCCGTCTTCAGCCTGCTCCCAAGGCGCGCGTCCAACGTCGCCAGTCTGAAGACCAAGCAGGCCGCTTTGCGGAACATAATGGACTCGCAGATCACGGCGGCGATTTGATTCAGTTTGACACTACTGGCACAACATCATTCGACTCACCCGCGCTGTCTAGCAGCCCAAAGCTCGCCACTCTCATGATGCGCAGAAGTTCAGCTGGCAGAGAAGGGCACCACATGACAGTTCCTGTTCGGGCCAACTTTGAAGACATCAGACAACATCTGAAGCATCTTGGCCCCTCCAATCCTGCTACAAACCCCAGAGACACTAAGTCCACTACGGTCAAGATCAAGCCTGGCACCGGTCTGTTACACACGGCCGGCCGTTCTTCTTCTGTCGCCGAGGGTGCGATTGAAGAGTCGCCGCTGGAACATGTGCGTGAgcatgccgaggaggaggaaggagacgaGACGACGAGTCTGCTGAACCCCCAAGTTACTGGCAAGGACGGCATTCAGGCTCTGCAGCAAACCTACGGTGCCACCAGCCCCGTAACCGTGCAGCTCGCTTCGCCCATCAACGGTGTACCTACTCTTACGCTCGAAACACCAGATCAAGCCGACAAGTCCAGTATGCAAAACACAAAGCAGAGTCCAACAGAATCCACCTCTGCTGGCCATCGGTCCGTCTCTAGCGGGGATAGTACCCACAGCGCACGGAACGATGTTGGCAACCTGATTCCCGCCAAGCCCTACGTCCGCAGCGGAAGCATCACGGAGAACATCGTTGAGTCTAGAGGAGTCAGGAAGGTGGTTCTTGAAACTACTAGTTCcaatgacgaggatgagtttGCCGTGATTGGTACTTCTCCGGAGCAGCCCAAGAGCAGGAGTACGTTTGGGTTATTTGGGAGGACGGATGCCGCCACTAAGaatgagggtgttggggaggaggaggaggaggaggagcttttGTCACCAGAgactggggaggaagggacGAGCAAGGGGGCCGATGTTGCTAAGGGGAACGGTGCTCCAGGGACGGCGGCGGGTGGGCCAAGtagtggtgggggaggggcgaagaagaagaacaaacgcaagaagcgcaaggGCGGCAAGTCGTAG
- the GLO1 gene encoding Lactoylglutathione lyase (COG:G; EggNog:ENOG503NVC4) — MNSLRASQRLRFLVPSLQKKPSFVPPVFRGFATMASTTDVKNFKLNHTMSLALKFYNHLGLSLLKKLSFPDAKFDLYFLGYDAPGAVSHGKNLWDREGLIELTHNYGTENDPEYKINNGNVEPYRGFGHTCISVDNIQAACQRIEDAGYKFQKKLTDGKMRHIAFALDPDGYWVEIIGQRPVEETEGVRETDLGTYRMNHTMIRVKDAERSLEFYREVMGMKLFRTHEAKEAGFNLYFLGYEGEQGAVVEGGDTAKREGLLELTWNYGTEKEEGFSYHDGNKGPQGFGHICVSVDSLEKACERFEGLGVSWKKRLTDGRMKNVAFVLDPDGYWIEIVQNERFADKANF; from the exons ATGAACTCGTTGCGGGCGTCGCAGCGGTTGAGATTTCTTGTTCCGTCACTGCAAAAGAAGCCGTCGTTTGTCCCACCAG TCTTCCGAGGATTCGCAACCATGGCGTCGACTACTGATGTCAAGAACTTCAAGTTGAATCACACGAT GAGTCTGGCTC TCAAGTTCTACAACCACctcggcctctccctcctcaagaagCTCTCCTTCCCCGACGCAAAATTCGACCTCTACTTCCTCGGCTACGACGCACCCGGCGCCGTCTCCCACGGGAAGAACCTCTGGGACAGGGAAGGCCTCATCGAGCTGACGCACAACTACGGCACCGAAAACGACCCCGAGTACAAGATCAACAATGGCAATGTTGAGCCCTACCGTGGTTTTGGACATACTTGCATCAGCGTCGACAATATCCAGGCTGCCTGCCAGAGGATCGAGGACGCGGGCTACAAGTTCCAGAAGAAGCTCACGGATGGAAAGATGAGGCATATTGCCTTTGCGCTTGATCCGGATGGGTACTGGGTTGAGATTATTGGGCAGAggccggtggaggagacggagggggtgagggagacggaTTTGGGGACGTATAGGATGAATCACACCATGATTCGGGTCAAGGATGCGGAGAGGTCGCTTGAGTTTTACCGGGAGGTTATGGGGATGAAGCTTTTTAGGACTCATGAGGCAAAGGAGGCCGGGTTCAACCTTTATTTCTTGGGGTATGAAGGGGAACAgggggctgttgttgagggtggtgatacggcgaagagggaggggttgttggagctGACTTGGAATTACGGgacggagaaggaggagggatttAGTTACCATGATGGGAACAAGGGGCCGCAGGGGTTTGGGCATATTTGTGTTTCGGTTGATAGCTTGGAGAAGGCGTGCGAGAGgtttgaggggttgggggtgagctggaagaagaggttgacggatgggaggatgaagaaTGTGGCTTTTGTGTTGGATCCGGATGGATATTGGATTGAGATTGTGCAGAATGAGAGATTTGCAGATAAGGCTAACTTTTGA